From the genome of Pseudomonas sp. gcc21, one region includes:
- a CDS encoding protein-L-isoaspartate(D-aspartate) O-methyltransferase, producing MAAREDIYKHGIGMTSQRTRERLLERLFEEGIQNLQVLEAIRRTPRHLFVDEALSHRAYEDTALPIGHNQTLSQPYIVARMTELLLGGGPLDKVLEVGTGSGYQTAILAQVVERIFSVERIMPLQERAKAVLREINIRNVVFRHADGNWGWPQYGPYDAILVTAAPAEVPTELLSQLADGGRMVIPVGEKEQHLTLVIREGEQFIRHQVEPVRFVPLLAGAITS from the coding sequence ATGGCAGCGCGCGAAGACATCTACAAACACGGAATAGGCATGACCTCCCAGCGCACCCGGGAGCGTCTGCTGGAACGGTTATTCGAGGAGGGGATCCAGAACCTGCAGGTACTGGAGGCTATACGTCGAACGCCTCGGCATCTGTTCGTTGATGAAGCTCTGTCGCATCGTGCATACGAAGACACCGCGCTGCCCATAGGACACAACCAGACCTTGTCGCAGCCGTATATTGTCGCGCGCATGACCGAGCTGTTGCTCGGTGGCGGGCCGCTGGACAAGGTGCTGGAAGTCGGCACCGGTTCGGGTTACCAGACCGCGATTCTGGCTCAGGTGGTAGAGCGAATCTTCAGTGTCGAGCGCATCATGCCGCTGCAGGAACGCGCCAAGGCAGTACTCCGTGAGATCAACATCCGTAACGTGGTTTTCCGGCATGCCGACGGTAACTGGGGCTGGCCGCAGTACGGGCCATATGATGCGATCCTGGTAACCGCAGCACCGGCGGAGGTCCCCACGGAGCTGCTCAGTCAGCTGGCTGACGGAGGCCGCATGGTCATTCCGGTCGGTGAAAAGGAACAGCATTTGACCCTGGTGATCCGCGAAGGGGAACAGTTCATCAGACATCAGGTCGAACCGGTACGTTTTGTACCGCTATTGGCAGGAGCTATAACTTCTTGA
- the surE gene encoding 5'/3'-nucleotidase SurE, with the protein MRILIANDDGVLAPGLTALYEALNDYADCVVVAPHEDRSGASSALSLDKPLRPFTLENGFVGLNGTPTDCVHLGINALYQGTIDMVVAGINLGANLGDDVLYSGTVAAALEGRFLPHTAMAFSLVGRQTDNLPTAAAIARRMVEAHEKLELPPRTVLSVNIPNLPLEQIKGIRLTRLGHRSRAATPVKWVDPRGKEGYWISVAGDAEDGGEGTDFHAVMQGYVSVTPLRVDKTHYEVFDHLGQWLENLG; encoded by the coding sequence ATGCGTATTCTGATTGCCAATGATGATGGCGTGCTGGCACCGGGTCTGACAGCCTTGTACGAAGCGTTGAACGATTATGCCGATTGCGTGGTGGTGGCGCCCCACGAAGACCGTAGCGGGGCCAGCAGTGCCTTGAGCCTGGATAAACCGCTGCGACCCTTTACCCTGGAGAACGGCTTCGTCGGGCTCAACGGAACGCCTACCGATTGCGTGCATCTGGGCATCAATGCGCTGTATCAGGGGACGATCGATATGGTCGTTGCGGGCATCAACCTGGGCGCCAATCTGGGCGACGATGTTCTTTATTCGGGTACGGTGGCTGCTGCGCTGGAAGGGCGCTTTTTGCCGCATACAGCCATGGCGTTTTCGTTAGTGGGCCGTCAGACGGATAATCTTCCGACCGCTGCGGCAATCGCCAGACGCATGGTCGAGGCACACGAAAAGCTTGAGTTGCCGCCGCGGACGGTGCTCAGCGTTAACATTCCCAATCTACCCCTTGAGCAGATAAAGGGTATTCGCCTGACCCGGCTGGGTCATCGTTCGCGGGCCGCTACACCTGTCAAATGGGTGGATCCGCGGGGCAAGGAAGGTTACTGGATTTCAGTCGCTGGCGACGCCGAGGATGGCGGCGAGGGGACTGATTTCCATGCGGTCATGCAGGGGTACGTATCGGTTACGCCTCTGCGCGTCGATAAAACCCACTACGAGGTGTTTGATCACCTGGGACAGTGGCTGGAGAATCTTGGTTAA
- the truD gene encoding tRNA pseudouridine(13) synthase TruD — MSAPADQLLGPLAWGGPFGSAVLKAAPEDFLVTEILDLELEGAGEHLWLLIEKRNLNTEEVARMLARAAGLKLKDVSYAGLKDRKAITRQWFSMQLPGQADPDFSALWDDDLVCMERRRHRRKLQRGAHRANHFAIRLTELQADSRLLDDCLRKMAECGTPNYFGPQRFGRDGSNMFDARRWAERGGLPPARGTRSRLLSTARSLLFNRVLARRVADGTWNRVLPGDCLAFTDSRSQFPASRLEADDPRLTALDLHPTGPLWGKGEPAVEGAVLAMEKSEVEREPQLATWLISADLEHARRILRLPLKALTWHYPSPNCLELEFTLPTGCFATAVIRELVRLAEEPGGGLESET; from the coding sequence GTGAGTGCGCCTGCAGACCAGCTGCTCGGGCCGCTAGCCTGGGGCGGACCTTTCGGTAGTGCGGTATTGAAGGCCGCGCCGGAGGATTTTCTGGTCACCGAAATACTGGACTTGGAGTTGGAAGGGGCTGGCGAGCATCTCTGGTTGTTGATCGAGAAGCGCAATCTGAATACCGAGGAAGTCGCCCGGATGCTGGCCAGGGCGGCAGGCTTGAAGCTCAAGGACGTAAGCTACGCGGGACTCAAGGACCGCAAGGCCATTACCCGTCAGTGGTTCAGCATGCAGTTGCCTGGCCAGGCCGATCCTGATTTTTCAGCACTGTGGGATGACGATCTCGTCTGTATGGAACGTCGTCGTCACCGCCGCAAGCTGCAGCGCGGGGCGCACCGGGCCAATCATTTTGCTATTCGTCTGACAGAGCTACAGGCCGACAGCCGTTTGCTGGATGATTGCCTGCGAAAAATGGCCGAGTGCGGGACGCCCAACTATTTCGGGCCTCAGCGATTCGGACGCGATGGCAGTAATATGTTCGATGCGCGGCGCTGGGCTGAGCGCGGCGGATTACCGCCTGCACGCGGAACGCGCTCGCGCCTGCTTTCGACGGCGCGCAGCCTGCTGTTCAATCGGGTGCTTGCACGCCGTGTCGCTGACGGTACCTGGAACCGGGTGTTGCCCGGCGATTGTCTAGCATTTACCGATAGCCGGAGCCAGTTTCCGGCAAGCAGACTGGAAGCTGACGACCCGCGCCTCACTGCGCTGGATCTTCACCCTACCGGTCCATTATGGGGCAAGGGCGAGCCAGCGGTCGAAGGTGCGGTCCTGGCCATGGAAAAGTCAGAAGTCGAGCGTGAGCCACAGTTGGCAACCTGGTTGATTTCTGCGGATCTTGAGCACGCCAGGCGTATTCTGCGTCTCCCTTTGAAAGCCTTGACGTGGCATTATCCGTCACCGAATTGTCTGGAACTTGAATTCACACTGCCGACCGGCTGTTTCGCAACCGCGGTAATCCGCGAGCTGGTACGACTGGCCGAAGAGCCGGGCGGCGGACTGGAAAGCGAAACCTGA
- the ispF gene encoding 2-C-methyl-D-erythritol 2,4-cyclodiphosphate synthase: MRIGHGYDVHRFGEGNFITLGGVRIPHSQGLLAHSDGDVVLHALMDALLGAAALGDIGRHFPDTDPQYKGADSRKLLRHTLDLLSIKGWKVGNIDATIIAQAPKMSPHIEAMRQAIATDLAIDPEQVNIKATTTERLGFVGREEGIAVHAVALLVAL; this comes from the coding sequence ATGCGCATTGGTCATGGTTACGACGTACACCGTTTCGGTGAGGGCAACTTCATTACGCTCGGAGGCGTGCGAATCCCTCACTCGCAAGGCTTGCTGGCGCATTCCGACGGTGATGTGGTGTTGCATGCGTTGATGGACGCGCTGCTCGGCGCTGCGGCGCTAGGCGATATCGGTCGGCATTTTCCCGACACCGATCCGCAGTACAAGGGCGCGGACAGCCGCAAGCTGCTGCGCCACACGCTGGACCTGCTCAGCATAAAAGGCTGGAAGGTAGGCAATATCGACGCCACCATCATTGCCCAGGCACCGAAGATGTCTCCGCATATCGAGGCCATGCGCCAGGCGATTGCAACAGACCTGGCGATTGATCCTGAACAGGTCAATATCAAGGCCACCACAACCGAGCGACTGGGTTTTGTCGGGCGCGAGGAAGGTATAGCGGTGCATGCGGTCGCGCTGCTGGTAGCGCTGTGA
- the fghA gene encoding S-formylglutathione hydrolase: MQTTFEQISATKCFGGWHKRYRHRSEVLDCDMVFAVYLPPQAEQNAALPVLYWLSGLTCTDENFMQKAGALKLAAELGLVIVAPDTSPRGEGVADDPDGAYDFGLGAGFYVNATQQPWVAHYQMYDYVTAELPALIEANLPVSKRRSISGHSMGGHGALICALKNPGRYQSVSAFAPIVNPVNCPWGQKAFGGYLGDDRVQWRQWDTCELIAGAQERLPLLIDQGEADNFLAEQLKPEALEAAAAAVGHPLTLRRQPGYDHSYYFIASFIDDHLRHHAAALKG; encoded by the coding sequence ATGCAGACTACATTTGAGCAGATTTCAGCCACCAAATGCTTTGGCGGTTGGCACAAGCGTTACCGGCACCGGTCCGAGGTGCTTGATTGCGACATGGTTTTTGCCGTCTACCTGCCCCCTCAGGCCGAACAGAATGCGGCGTTGCCGGTGCTGTACTGGCTCTCCGGATTGACCTGTACCGATGAAAATTTCATGCAGAAAGCGGGCGCTTTGAAGCTTGCCGCCGAGCTGGGGCTGGTGATTGTCGCTCCGGATACCAGCCCGCGCGGGGAGGGCGTCGCGGACGATCCCGACGGCGCCTACGACTTCGGCCTTGGTGCGGGCTTTTACGTCAACGCCACTCAGCAGCCCTGGGTTGCGCATTATCAGATGTACGACTATGTCACCGCGGAACTGCCTGCATTGATCGAGGCCAATCTCCCGGTCTCAAAGCGCCGCAGCATCAGTGGTCACTCCATGGGCGGGCATGGCGCGTTGATATGTGCGTTGAAGAATCCGGGGCGGTATCAGTCTGTCTCGGCCTTCGCGCCCATCGTCAATCCGGTCAATTGTCCCTGGGGGCAGAAAGCCTTCGGCGGCTATCTGGGCGACGATCGCGTGCAGTGGAGGCAGTGGGACACCTGCGAGTTGATTGCCGGTGCTCAGGAGCGCTTACCGCTTCTGATTGACCAGGGCGAAGCAGACAACTTCCTGGCGGAGCAGTTGAAGCCCGAGGCTCTGGAGGCAGCGGCTGCTGCGGTTGGCCATCCACTGACGCTGCGACGGCAACCAGGCTATGACCACAGCTATTATTTCATCGCCAGTTTTATTGATGATCACCTGCGGCACCACGCGGCGGCGCTGAAAGGCTGA